The genome window GTGATAACCACGCCGAACTTGAGGTTGCGGGCGCGCTGCAGAACCAGACGGGTCGGGTCGTCGGCCTCAAGGACTTGACGCTCAGTGCGGGACAACTGAGTAACGACAACGGCCTGGTTGCCAGCCAACAACAGGCCCAAGTCACCGCAGGAACGTTGAGCAACCGCAACGGCGAAATTTCCGCCACCCAGACCACGATAAGTGCCACGACCCTGGATAACCGCTCAGGCAAATTGCTGGGTAGCAACCTCCAGGTGACTGCAACCGGCGCAATCGATAACCGCCTGGGAATCTTTTCCGCTACCAGCCTGCTGACAGTGCAGGCGGGCAGCCTCGATAACAGCGACAAAGGCTCCATCTCCAGCCAAGGCAGCTTGACGGCAACCGTTAGCGGGCTGCTGGACAACCACAACGAAGGCAACCTGGTCAGTGAAGCCGATCAACTTGTGCGGGTTGGCCAACTGAACAATGACCAGGCCGGGCTTGTGTCGAGCAAGGCGGCGCTGACACTGCACGGGGATACGCTGACCAACCAGGGTGGCCTGGTGATTGCCGATGGCGCACTGACCTTGACCGGCGGCAGCTTGGACAACCGTCAGAAAGGGCTTGTCAGCAGCCAGGCCGATGCCCGTATCGACGTGCTCAGCGTGGATAACCGCAACGGCGGCAAACTGCGCAGCGACGGCCAACTGAACCTGAGTGCCGGTCAGGTCGAAAACGGCGCAGGACGCATCAGCGCCAAGGGTGATGTACAAGCGACAATTGGCGTACTCAATCAACAAAGCGGCGAGCTGATCAGTGAGGGCGCCTTGACCCTGAGGGGCCAGCAACTGGATAACCGCAACGGCGGATTGGTGGCCGCCACGGGCGGTGTGAGCCTTGATCATCAAGTCATCTTGAACCAGCAAGGCGAGATCTCCAGCCAGGCCAACGTGTTGCTGGTGGCCGATCAACTCAATAACGGTGCTGGCAAGGTGATTGGCGATGCGGGCCTGAACCTGACGGTGCAACGCCTGCTCAATCAGAACAAGGGGCTGTTGGCCGGGCGGGAAAAACTGACACTCAACGGAGGCAGCCTGGACAACAGCCTGGGCGGGCGCCTTACCAGCCAGAAAGATGTGGACATCACCTTGTCCGGTGACGTGCTCAACCAGGGGCAGGGCGCGCTAATCAGTGAAGGCACGTTAGCCGTGAAGGCGCACGCGCTGGATAATAGCCAGGGCGGCGTTTTGTCCGCCGCGACCGCGTTGGTGGTCACCACCCAAGGTACGCTGAACAATCAGGCCGGCAAGGTCTTGGCCGATGGCAGCGTCAGTCTCGACAGCATGGCTTTGAACAACAGCCAGGCCGGTGTCATCAGCGCCAAACAGCAAATTGATCTGCGCAGCACCACGCTTGATAACAGCCAACAGGGCAGCATCAGCAGCGACGCAGGTATCACCCTCAACGCCGGTCAACTGGACAATAGCCAGCAAGGCTCGGTCTTTGCCAAGTCCACCATCAAGGCCACGCTGACGGGGTTGGACCAACACGATCGCGGCGAACTGGTCAGCCAAAGCAACATTGACCTGGACCTGAGCCAGGGTGTGTTGATCAACCGAGACCATGGCTTGATTGCCACACCGGGGCAGTTGCTGCTGCGCAACCTGAGCCACGTCGACAACAGCCTGGGCGGTGAAATTTCCAGCAAGCAAGCGTTCATGATAGCGGCTGATTCAGCGAACAACCGCGGCGGCAAAATTGTCAGTGGCGACCGTCTTGAACTGCGGATAGCCAAGGCACTGGACAACAGTGTCGAAGGTGTCCTTTCTGCACGCACCCAGTTGCAGGTACAGGCCGACAGCCTCGACAACAGCGGCGGTGGCGCGTTGGCCAGCCGTGGGGCGCTGGACTTGGACGTTACCGGCTTGCTCAACAATAGCAATCAAGGCCGGATCACGGCAGCGACGCTGCTCACCACTACTGCCGGCTCGCTGAATAACAGCAACAAAGGCAGCCTGTGGGCGGCAGACCGGCACACGCTTACCACGGGCACGCTGGATAACCAACAGGGCGGTCAGTTGGCCAGTGATGGGCATTTGCTCCTGACCACCTTGGATGTGGACAACCGTGGCGGCTTGATCAGCAGCCAGGGTGACCTCATCCTCGATGGTCACACGCTTGACTCGAGCCAGGGGGGTGAAGTCTCCGCCAAAGGTGACTTGCAACTGACTGTCGGGCAACTCATCCAGCGTCAGGGCCGTTTGATCGGCGAGCGCACGGTGGCCGTAGACCTGCAAGGCGGCAACCTGGACAACACGGGCGGTCTGATCAGCGCCAAGGGGCCGTTGACCTTTGCTGGCCTGAGCGAACTGACCAACCGCGGCCAGGGTGAAATCTCCAGCCAGACCGCCTTCGTCGTGAAGGCCCGACGCATTGATAACGGTGATCGAGGGGTCATTCTCAGCAGCGATCAATTGCATCTGGATGCACAGTCCATCGTCAACGCAGACAAGGGACTGCTGTCGGGTTGGAAGGGGCTGGTGGTGACCGGCGGCGGCCTGGACAACAGCAGCCAGGGCACCTTGTCGAGCAAAAATGGCACCTTGCAAACCGGCCTCAGCGGCGTCCTGGATAACCACGGCGGGGGCGCTCTGGTCAGTGAGGGCAATCAGACTATCCGTGCAGCCAGCCTGAACAATGCCCAAGGCGTCATCTCGGGCCAAGGCGATGTCTCCCTCGCGGTGGCTGGCCTTCTGGACAACAGCAGCGGCGGGTTGATCTCGGCCGCCGGGCATGCGGATTTCAACAACGCCCAGAGTGCAATCCTTAACCGTGGCGGTCAGATCAACGCCGGTACCCTCACGTTGGTCGGCCAGGGCCTGGATAACACCGGCGGGCAACTGACCAGTGCCGGCACACTCGAAGGTACACTCAGCGGCGCGCTGATCAATGCCAACAACGCCCGCCTGGCCAGTGGCGGCGCACTGTTGCTGAATGCCGCCAGCCTGGATAACCGCGGTGGGCAATTGGTGAGTCAGGACCGGCTTGACCTGACCCTGGTGCAAGGCGACCTGGACAACCGCGACAAAGGCACGTTGGCCAGTCAGAAAGACCTGGTCGTCAAACTGTTGGCCGGTGACATCAATAACCAGCAGGATGGTTTGATCTTCAGCCAGAAAGGGCGAATCGACCTGGCGGCCCGTCATCTCAACAACCAACAGGGGGCGCTGCAAAGCCAGGCCGATAACCAGCTTCGGCTGAGCGGCGCCTTGAACAACCAGGGCGGGCGAGTCGACAGCAGCAGTGGCAACCTGGATCTGGACACCGCGAGTATCGCCAACGGCGCCGGCGGTGTTCTCAACAGCGCCAAGGGATGGGCCAAACTGGTCACGGGCTTGTTTGACAATGCCGGAGGTATCACCCAAGCGCAGTCTCTGAATATCGAGGCCAAGGGCGGATTGCTCAACCAGATGGGCCATCTGTCTGCCCTCGGCGGTGAAAACCGGATTGTCACCACTTCGTTGAACAACCAGGGCGGCGGCGTATACGCCGACACGCTACTCAAGGTGACTGCCCAGGATTTTGATAACCAAGGCTCGGCTGCCGGTAACGGTGGCAAGGTCGGGGCGCGGGTCATCGATTTCGGGCTGACGGGCACGCTGAGCAACCGCTTTGGCCTGATAGAAAGCGATGAAACGCTGCGCCTTGCCACGCAGGCTATCAACAACGTCGGCGGGAACCTGCGGGCCGTGGGCCGTGGGGGTACCACGGAGATCAGCACTACGGGCCTGTTCGATAACCGCTTCGGTACGCTGGAAAGTGCCAATGAACACCTGAGCCTGCGAGCCGGAGCGCTGGACAACAATGGTGGGCGTTTCGTGCATAGCGGCAATGGCAAATTCGATCTGACTTCCGATCAGGTCACCCGTGCCGGCGGCAGCTTTATCACTAACGGCCAACTGGATATCAAGGCGGCGAGCTGGACCAACAGCAGCGTGCTCCAGGCCGGGCGCCTGAACCTTGAGATCGGCCAGTTCACCCAAACCGCCAGCGGGCAGTTGCTGGGTTCGCAAAGCCTGACCGGTTCGGGGGATACCTGGACCAACGAAGGGTTGCTGGCGAGCGATGGCACCCTGAATCTGACGCTTACCGGTGGCTACAGCGGCAACGGACGCGTCAGCAGTGTGGGCGCCATGACCCTGACCAGCGCACGCCTGGACCTGGGCGATAACGGGCGCATTGCAGGTGGCGGGCTCACCCAGATCAACAGCACCACCCTGAATAACCGTGGGCGCCTGACCGCCCTCGGTGACATGACGGTCAACGCAACCACGCTGAACAACTACGGCACCTTGGGCGGCGCGGAAAAGGTTCGCCTCAACGCCACCCACGTGCTCAATGACAAGGGGTTGATCTTCAGCGGCAGCGACATGACCCTGCGGGTCAATGACGTCAGCAACCGCTTCGGTGATATCTATAGCCTAGGCGGCCTGGACATTGCCCGGGACGATGCCGGCGGGCGCAGCAGCCTGGTTGAAAACGTTTCCGGCAGCGTGGAAAGCGCTGGCGACATGCGCTTGCTGGCGGACACCCTGAGTAACCGCCGCGACCAGTTCAGTACTGAAAAGAAACTGGTGTCGGGCAACATCAACATCTATTCGAACGACGGCTGCAAAGGCAAAGGCTGCGAGCTGTATTTCACCTCGGTGGAGAGGTATGAAGATGTCATCACCGGCAGCTCGGCGTCGGCATTTATCAACGCAGGCGGCGACCTGACCGTCGGCAGCCAGACTGTCGACAACCTCTACAGCTCGATATCTGCGGCCAAAAACATTCTGATCAATACGTCCGTGCTCACCAACCGCGGAGCTGCCGGTGGCGAAGAGCGTCATCTGAATTCGGGCCTGTACACCCGCGACCGGGGCATCTACAGCACCTTCATGAACCGCCAGAGCCAGTTCAATACGGTCAATAACCCCAACTCAGGGGCTTATCGACCGGGCGAGATAAACATGGCCCAGGTCATGGCGGGCGTCGGCAACTTCTATGAAACCAGCACCTATGTGGTGCCGACAACCGGCAGTGTGATCGCGCAAGCCGTAATCCAGGCCGCAGGCCTGGTGACCGTCAACGCCACCCAGAAAATCGACAACAGCGTGATTCGCCCGAATGCGGCGGGTATCAACACACCATCGCAAAACCACAATACCAACTCCGATGTGTTTGCCTCCACGGTAAAACCGGCCATTACCACGCAATTGCCACCTGACTTGGCTCAGCGCCAAGTCAATCCGGTGACCTTGCCGGGCTTTAACTTGCCTGCCGGGCAAAACGGCCTGTTTCGCCTGAGCGGTCAGCAAGGCAGTGCGGGTGTTGCCGGGAGCGGTGTTACGGCCAACACGCAGTTGAGTGTCGACGGCCGCCAGATTGCATCGCGCGACCGTGAGCGGGCGCTTGACTACAGCGCAGTGAAAGAACGTGGCTTCAGTGTGGACGGTCAACCGGCCGCCGGTTCGGTCAGCGGGCAAGGGGCGTCAGCCCTGGACGCGCGCGCGCCCTCGATCACCCGGGTACAAGGCCTGCCTGAGAGGCTGGCGGTCGATAACCGTCATAAGTACATGATCGAGACCAATCCGGCGCTCACCGATCTCAAGCAGTTCATGAGTTCCGATTATCTGCTCGATAAATTGGGGGTGACCCCCGATGAAACCAACCGACGCTTGGGTGACGGTCTTTACGAGCAGCGTCTGATTCGCGACGCCGTCGTGGCGCGCACCGGCCAGCGCTATATCGATGGCATCACCAGCGACGACGCGCTCTATCGATACCTGATGGACAACGCCATTGCCTATAAGGATTCGTTGAGCCTGCAGTTGGGTGTTTCCTTGACCGCAGAGCAGGTGGCCGCGCTGACCCACGACATCGTGTGGATGGAGGAGGCCGAGGTCAACGGGCAGAAAGTGTTGACCCCCGTGTTGTATCTCGCGCATGCCAACAATCGTCTGGCGCCCAACGGCGCGCTGATCCAGGGCCAGGATGTCAATTTGATCAGTGGTGGCGACCTGCACAACAGCGGCACGCTGCGCGCCACGAACAACCTCAGCCTGACGGGTAACAATATCGAGAACAACGGGCTGATGCAGGCGGGCAATCGCCTGGAAATGCTCGCTTCAGACTCGATCCGCAACACCCGTGGCGGGATCGTGACGGGGCGTGATATCACGGCTACCGCATTGACCGGCGACATCGTCAATGAGCGCACGGTCACTACCTTCAAGCGTGAGGGCGAGGGCTACCAACTGCGTGACGACGTGGTCAGTGCAGGCTCGCGTTTTGAAGCAACCGACACCTTGTCACTCAGTGCCATGCGTGACGTGGTGAACGTCGGCAGCACCTTGAAGGCCGGAGGCAATGCCTCTGTGGCCGCGGGGCGCGATATCGTTATTGCCAGTCAGGTCGAGCAGGACGATTACGCTTATCAGCGCCGTCGGGTCAGCGGTACCGAGCAGACAATTGTTCAACATGCCTCGGCGGTAGAGGCCGGCGGGGACCTGACCATTGATGCGCGACGCGATGTATCCGTCGTCGCCAGTCGGGTCAGCGCCGAGAAAGACTTGAGTGTCTCGGCCGGTGAGAACTTGACCGTGGCTGCGGCGGCCAACGAGGAGCATGAGTATTCGAAAGGGAAAAAAGGCAAGACCAAAACCACGACCCAATCGGACGAGGTCGACCAGCAACGTGCGGAGCTGAGCGCAGGCGGCGACCTGATTGCCGTGGCAGGCACCGATTTGACATTGATTGCAGCCAAGGTCAGTGCCGGCAACGATGCGTATATCCGCGCCGGTAATGCACTGAATGTACTCGCCGCTCAGAACAGCAGTTACTCGCTGTACGACATGAGCAAAAAAGGCGGCTTTGGCAGTAGCAAGACTCAGCGTGATGAAGTCACTGACGTGACCCACTTG of Pseudomonas azotoformans contains these proteins:
- a CDS encoding two-partner secretion domain-containing protein yields the protein MDVRQFAFLARQPSATLRNRSNFFGLPKRGLALVLANAMFWQPLLAQADGIVVSAPGTSLDRAANGVPIVNIAAPNGSGLSHNQFKDYNVGQQGVILNNATDRTQATQLGGIILGNQNLNGTAARVILNEVNGGSPSQLRGYTEVAGQSAHVIVANPYGISCNGCGFINTPQATLTTGKAVIENGQINRYQVDGGSVAIDGAGLNASNVDQFEIITRATTINAQIQAKKLTIVAGRNDVDAHSLTATARVADGSAAPDLAIDSSALGGMYVGAVKLVGTEAGVGVRLSGDMVAGGDIQIDAGGNVILGQTSAGSAVTVKAASVEAKGAVYAGSAVSVETQGALTSRQTLAARDGITLVAGGRLTNSGIIEAGVNADNSRNAQGDIALTAQNVTNAGSVVASRTLKVTAEKAMDNQSATLSGVQTIVSADQLDNRSGRVLGSDSLKVNASGVDNSAKGLLHSDNHAELEVAGALQNQTGRVVGLKDLTLSAGQLSNDNGLVASQQQAQVTAGTLSNRNGEISATQTTISATTLDNRSGKLLGSNLQVTATGAIDNRLGIFSATSLLTVQAGSLDNSDKGSISSQGSLTATVSGLLDNHNEGNLVSEADQLVRVGQLNNDQAGLVSSKAALTLHGDTLTNQGGLVIADGALTLTGGSLDNRQKGLVSSQADARIDVLSVDNRNGGKLRSDGQLNLSAGQVENGAGRISAKGDVQATIGVLNQQSGELISEGALTLRGQQLDNRNGGLVAATGGVSLDHQVILNQQGEISSQANVLLVADQLNNGAGKVIGDAGLNLTVQRLLNQNKGLLAGREKLTLNGGSLDNSLGGRLTSQKDVDITLSGDVLNQGQGALISEGTLAVKAHALDNSQGGVLSAATALVVTTQGTLNNQAGKVLADGSVSLDSMALNNSQAGVISAKQQIDLRSTTLDNSQQGSISSDAGITLNAGQLDNSQQGSVFAKSTIKATLTGLDQHDRGELVSQSNIDLDLSQGVLINRDHGLIATPGQLLLRNLSHVDNSLGGEISSKQAFMIAADSANNRGGKIVSGDRLELRIAKALDNSVEGVLSARTQLQVQADSLDNSGGGALASRGALDLDVTGLLNNSNQGRITAATLLTTTAGSLNNSNKGSLWAADRHTLTTGTLDNQQGGQLASDGHLLLTTLDVDNRGGLISSQGDLILDGHTLDSSQGGEVSAKGDLQLTVGQLIQRQGRLIGERTVAVDLQGGNLDNTGGLISAKGPLTFAGLSELTNRGQGEISSQTAFVVKARRIDNGDRGVILSSDQLHLDAQSIVNADKGLLSGWKGLVVTGGGLDNSSQGTLSSKNGTLQTGLSGVLDNHGGGALVSEGNQTIRAASLNNAQGVISGQGDVSLAVAGLLDNSSGGLISAAGHADFNNAQSAILNRGGQINAGTLTLVGQGLDNTGGQLTSAGTLEGTLSGALINANNARLASGGALLLNAASLDNRGGQLVSQDRLDLTLVQGDLDNRDKGTLASQKDLVVKLLAGDINNQQDGLIFSQKGRIDLAARHLNNQQGALQSQADNQLRLSGALNNQGGRVDSSSGNLDLDTASIANGAGGVLNSAKGWAKLVTGLFDNAGGITQAQSLNIEAKGGLLNQMGHLSALGGENRIVTTSLNNQGGGVYADTLLKVTAQDFDNQGSAAGNGGKVGARVIDFGLTGTLSNRFGLIESDETLRLATQAINNVGGNLRAVGRGGTTEISTTGLFDNRFGTLESANEHLSLRAGALDNNGGRFVHSGNGKFDLTSDQVTRAGGSFITNGQLDIKAASWTNSSVLQAGRLNLEIGQFTQTASGQLLGSQSLTGSGDTWTNEGLLASDGTLNLTLTGGYSGNGRVSSVGAMTLTSARLDLGDNGRIAGGGLTQINSTTLNNRGRLTALGDMTVNATTLNNYGTLGGAEKVRLNATHVLNDKGLIFSGSDMTLRVNDVSNRFGDIYSLGGLDIARDDAGGRSSLVENVSGSVESAGDMRLLADTLSNRRDQFSTEKKLVSGNINIYSNDGCKGKGCELYFTSVERYEDVITGSSASAFINAGGDLTVGSQTVDNLYSSISAAKNILINTSVLTNRGAAGGEERHLNSGLYTRDRGIYSTFMNRQSQFNTVNNPNSGAYRPGEINMAQVMAGVGNFYETSTYVVPTTGSVIAQAVIQAAGLVTVNATQKIDNSVIRPNAAGINTPSQNHNTNSDVFASTVKPAITTQLPPDLAQRQVNPVTLPGFNLPAGQNGLFRLSGQQGSAGVAGSGVTANTQLSVDGRQIASRDRERALDYSAVKERGFSVDGQPAAGSVSGQGASALDARAPSITRVQGLPERLAVDNRHKYMIETNPALTDLKQFMSSDYLLDKLGVTPDETNRRLGDGLYEQRLIRDAVVARTGQRYIDGITSDDALYRYLMDNAIAYKDSLSLQLGVSLTAEQVAALTHDIVWMEEAEVNGQKVLTPVLYLAHANNRLAPNGALIQGQDVNLISGGDLHNSGTLRATNNLSLTGNNIENNGLMQAGNRLEMLASDSIRNTRGGIVTGRDITATALTGDIVNERTVTTFKREGEGYQLRDDVVSAGSRFEATDTLSLSAMRDVVNVGSTLKAGGNASVAAGRDIVIASQVEQDDYAYQRRRVSGTEQTIVQHASAVEAGGDLTIDARRDVSVVASRVSAEKDLSVSAGENLTVAAAANEEHEYSKGKKGKTKTTTQSDEVDQQRAELSAGGDLIAVAGTDLTLIAAKVSAGNDAYIRAGNALNVLAAQNSSYSLYDMSKKGGFGSSKTQRDEVTDVTHLGTEIKTGANLTLDSGADQRYQAAKLESGKDLTITSDGSVTFEAVKDLHQESHQKSKDSMAWTSMSGKGQTDETLRQTQMKAQGELVIKAVDGLKIDIKHVDQQTVHQVIDTMVAADPQLAWLAEAEKRGDVDWRRVEEIHTSFKYSHSGLGPAAQVVLAIALAVVTGGAGLGAGMVGAGAGTFAGGFADAVLAAVMNNAANSVISNKGNLAGTFKDITSKDAMKGYVVSGFMGGIGNSLGYNPTTLGFDWNSVGQVVLKTAAETVVQTAVNGGSLGDNFANNLLGSVINIAGAVAANQIGNTSLVDGSPTKIAAHALLGGLKSMAMGGDFQTGALAGGANEALVQYLADLVLPKNYDPNLPGSQQAQVNLLAMSQLMGVLAAVVTGGDPEIAANITANATQYNYLSHSDLERASKELLGCGNDTQCAEDGYAKYHKLSMEQTAQALIACGNDPKTCAGVSMLVAKAEADTARFKSMADGASPAVAKALNMLIAENYGFQNDLAGVTAGHSAEAVADVLVQKFGITPERAAAFVAGVVVTVAAINAAKGGGAKAPGQSVPDVISPTYRELQGLNKGFQAHHTLPQYLGKMLGYTKNDMLDHPATLITQYSHTGKINPDAMHKAISKYLPPMVGGKPATYTPGQISSGLQKAYGDIGRPELYDSIKHLIK